A part of Babylonia areolata isolate BAREFJ2019XMU chromosome 6, ASM4173473v1, whole genome shotgun sequence genomic DNA contains:
- the LOC143283406 gene encoding uncharacterized protein LOC143283406: MEKAGIGVHLWMVFFVVQVVMWTVPCVTGRSVGQSCTGSTGSQGNCVSGAVCDSGTCRIPVRQSCTGTTGSQGNCVSGAVCDSGGVCRRTYGSTCTNNNDCRNDIHEYCRTGTCLCTSNYFRQKTSNVCKNVNILVVGNLKQRGVKMETSVEIDWDPPGELNGADAEYIAEIIDGSWSDWSPWSSTTDASFGGLTQGKRYTVYVTTRTKRNPIYGNAMVQYTTPRSLTVYTKPGKPGSLTEATYTLPHVTLRFNPSAGNVEYYTVTVDGTEVRVSGSQPLEARFTLWRAETTYTVTIVANSNRVRSDNRTDTFFVDAARECLLQL; this comes from the exons ATGGAGAAAGCTGGTATCGGTGTGCACCTCTGGATGGTTTTCTTCGTAGTTCAG GTGGTGATGTGGACAGTTCCGTGTGTTACAG GAAGGTCGGTTGGGCAGAGCTGTACAGGATCCACAGGAAGCCAAGGAAactgtgtcagtggtgctgtctgtgacagTGGGACCTGTC GAATACCAGTGCGGCAGAGCTGTACAGGAACCACAGGAAGCCAGGGAAactgtgtcagtggtgctgtctgtgacagTGGGGGTGTCTGTC GACGGACCTATGGATCCACTTGCACAAACAACAATGATTGTCGGAACGACATTCATGAATACTGTCGTACTGGTACTTGTTTGTGCACATCTAACTACTTCAGGCAGAAAACATCCAATGTCTGCAAGAATG TAAATATCCTGGTGGTTGGAAACCTGAAACAGCGAGGTGTTAAGATGGAGACCAGTGTTGAGATTGACTGGGACCCACCTGGTGAACTGAACGGAGCTGATGCAGAATACATTGCTGAAATCATTGATGGTTCATGGAGTGACTGGAGTCCTTGGAGCAGTACCACCGATGCTTCATTTGGTGGGCTTACACAAGGAAAGCGGTATACAGTGTATGTGActacaagaacaaagagaaaccCCATCTATGGAAATGCCATGGTGCAGTACACAACTCCACGGAGTCTGACAGTGTACACAA AGCCAGGAAAACCAGGCAGTCTCACGGAAGCAACATACACACTGCCACATGTCACTCTCCGATTTAACCCTTCAGCTGGCAACGTTGAATATTACACAGTAACAGTGGATGGAACTGAGGTGCGTGTGTCGGGTTCCCAGCCGCTGGAGGCACGTTTCACACTTTGGAGAGCTGAAACAACTTATACTGTGACCATTGTGGCCAACAGCAACCGTGTAAGGAGTGATAACCGGACAGACACCTTCTTTGTTGATGCAGCTCGTGAGTGTTTACTTCAACTCTAA